A stretch of the Candidatus Methylopumilus planktonicus genome encodes the following:
- a CDS encoding Brp/Blh family beta-carotene 15,15'-dioxygenase — protein MLNKVRIHQFFYLILSLFLIFVTQRDTAFNIADVNSSLAILFLIIMSFGVSHGAADSIVIWKTFPKLKMKALAFLIYLIIVLLGLILWFQSPMIGLVLLLLMSMAHFGHSDLSYLSRATQGIKISWGFVMTLLPVIFFENDVKLIFDSLTNSDLNLKVFEILKFITIIFIGSFLFLIYIHKGIAKKDKFFLVLELLVTVVLASLLSPIYWFTFYFCFLHGLRALINIGIKSLRDLMFLVAFTLPVTFFSYFFLFYNLQISYLTIIFSFLMALTISHMFLPLINRLLLSNFKNR, from the coding sequence ATGTTAAATAAGGTTAGAATTCACCAGTTTTTTTATTTGATATTAAGTCTTTTTTTAATATTTGTTACTCAACGAGATACAGCTTTCAATATTGCTGACGTTAATTCATCCCTAGCAATCCTATTCCTAATTATTATGTCATTTGGTGTTTCCCACGGCGCAGCGGACTCTATTGTTATATGGAAAACTTTTCCCAAGCTTAAGATGAAAGCCCTAGCTTTCTTAATTTATTTAATAATTGTGCTTTTAGGGCTGATTCTGTGGTTCCAAAGTCCCATGATAGGCTTAGTTCTTTTACTTTTAATGTCAATGGCCCACTTTGGCCATAGTGATCTTTCATACTTAAGTCGAGCTACTCAAGGCATTAAAATTTCTTGGGGCTTTGTCATGACATTGCTTCCTGTCATTTTTTTTGAAAATGATGTTAAATTAATTTTCGACAGTTTAACAAATTCAGATTTAAACCTTAAAGTATTTGAGATACTTAAATTTATTACAATTATCTTTATCGGTAGTTTTTTATTTTTAATTTATATTCATAAGGGTATTGCTAAAAAAGATAAATTTTTTCTTGTCCTCGAGTTATTAGTTACAGTTGTTCTCGCCAGTCTTTTAAGTCCAATTTATTGGTTTACCTTCTATTTCTGTTTTTTACATGGCCTTAGAGCTTTAATTAATATTGGAATTAAATCTTTAAGAGACCTAATGTTTCTAGTAGCCTTCACTTTGCCAGTTACCTTTTTTTCCTACTTTTTTCTTTTTTATAATTTGCAGATTAGTTACTTAACCATCATTTTTTCTTTTTTAATGGCTCTTACAATTTCCCATATGTTTTTGCCGTTAATCAACCGTTTACTATTAAGTAACTTTAAGAATCGGTAA
- a CDS encoding thiol-disulfide oxidoreductase DCC family protein, translating into MVWSLSHFEIKKIMIKILYDQHCSLCSKEINYYKSIAPKGIFMWCNLHKHNKLLHKYGITYNDALLSLHAIDDKDRIHRGIDAFCLIWNNLSRWRLLSFIIKLPLIYFISKIFYSYFAQWRFNKMKYCKVS; encoded by the coding sequence ATGGTTTGGAGCCTTTCTCATTTTGAGATTAAGAAAATTATGATAAAAATCCTTTACGATCAACATTGTAGCCTTTGTTCAAAAGAGATTAATTACTATAAATCAATCGCACCAAAAGGTATTTTCATGTGGTGCAATCTTCATAAACACAACAAATTACTTCATAAATACGGCATTACTTATAACGATGCTTTATTAAGTCTTCACGCTATCGACGACAAAGATAGAATTCATAGGGGTATAGATGCATTTTGCCTTATATGGAATAACTTAAGTAGATGGAGATTATTAAGTTTTATAATCAAGCTGCCACTAATTTACTTTATCAGTAAAATTTTCTACTCATATTTTGCTCAATGGCGTTTTAATAAAATGAAATATTGCAAGGTGAGCTAG
- the crtI gene encoding phytoene desaturase family protein: MQNKKIIVIGSGFGGIAAALRMRAKGYEVDLHEKLDQIGGRARQFSRNGFVYDAGPTVITAPYLFRELFEIFNEDIFDFIKFIPLDPWYRFRFHDGTFFNYGPDQDQLLEQIKAIEPKDVNGYLKMLQHAENIFELGYLKLADQPFHKLSSLIKYTPDIIKLKGYQSVYQFVSSYLKHPNLRQAFSIQPLLVGGNPFNTTSIYALIHALEKKWGVFFAKGGTGEIISQLKMLMERKGINIFLNSEIKKIITTDKMVEGIETEEGKFFKTDYLITNADPIHTNSNLIGHKKISLHNKFVQKTAKHSMGLFVLFFGTKVKYDNIAHHTIWMGPRYKELLSDIFDRYKLSEDFSIYLHRPTATDPDFAPIGCDSFYALVPVPNLKGNIRWKDEASAFTQSIIKALEQTMMPKLSENICESFVMTPEDFLQDYNTPFGSGFSIAPLFRQSAWFRTHNQDDLYQNLFYVGAGTHPGAGVPGVLNSAKVIDKLIP, from the coding sequence ATGCAAAATAAAAAAATAATTGTGATTGGAAGTGGTTTTGGTGGCATAGCCGCAGCCTTGCGAATGAGGGCGAAGGGCTATGAAGTGGATTTACATGAAAAATTGGATCAAATTGGCGGAAGAGCAAGGCAGTTTAGTCGAAATGGCTTTGTTTATGACGCAGGCCCCACAGTAATTACTGCGCCTTACCTTTTTAGGGAATTATTTGAAATATTTAATGAAGACATTTTTGATTTTATTAAATTTATTCCTCTAGATCCTTGGTATCGCTTTAGATTCCATGACGGGACATTTTTTAATTATGGCCCAGATCAAGATCAGTTATTAGAGCAAATAAAAGCTATTGAGCCTAAAGACGTCAATGGCTATCTTAAAATGCTTCAGCATGCTGAGAACATATTTGAATTGGGCTATCTCAAGCTTGCTGACCAGCCTTTTCATAAATTAAGTAGTTTAATTAAATATACCCCCGATATTATTAAATTAAAGGGCTATCAATCAGTTTATCAATTTGTTTCAAGCTATCTAAAACATCCAAATCTAAGGCAAGCATTCTCAATTCAGCCATTGCTTGTTGGAGGAAACCCTTTTAATACCACTTCAATTTATGCTCTTATTCATGCGCTTGAAAAAAAATGGGGAGTATTTTTTGCCAAAGGAGGCACTGGAGAAATCATATCTCAGCTAAAGATGCTCATGGAGCGTAAGGGTATAAACATATTTCTCAATAGCGAAATTAAGAAAATTATTACTACAGACAAAATGGTTGAAGGTATAGAAACTGAGGAGGGTAAATTTTTCAAAACTGATTATTTAATTACAAATGCAGACCCTATTCATACAAACAGCAATTTAATAGGGCATAAGAAAATTTCGCTTCATAATAAATTTGTACAAAAAACAGCAAAGCACTCAATGGGTTTATTTGTTCTTTTCTTTGGAACAAAAGTCAAATATGACAATATTGCTCACCATACTATTTGGATGGGACCTCGTTATAAAGAATTGCTGAGCGACATCTTTGACCGCTACAAGCTATCCGAGGATTTTTCTATTTATCTCCACAGGCCAACAGCAACTGATCCTGATTTTGCACCTATAGGCTGCGATAGTTTTTATGCGCTAGTACCAGTGCCAAATTTAAAAGGAAATATTCGCTGGAAAGATGAGGCGTCGGCATTTACACAATCTATTATTAAGGCTCTAGAGCAAACCATGATGCCAAAACTCAGTGAAAATATTTGCGAATCATTTGTTATGACCCCTGAGGATTTTTTACAGGATTACAACACACCTTTTGGCTCAGGATTTTCTATAGCGCCGTTATTTAGGCAATCAGCATGGTTTAGAACGCACAATCAAGATGATTTATATCAGAACCTTTTTTACGTAGGTGCTGGGACTCACCCGGGAGCAGGTGTTCCGGGTGTTCTCAATTCAGCCAAGGTCATAGATAAATTGATTCCATAG
- a CDS encoding lycopene cyclase family protein → MKQKFDIGIIGAGLSGLTLGNSLLSKKINNFILFEKDINTKNDKTYSFWSGPGLFDIKKSFSVKPKKEWSQIEIKVKSKSYKIDLGEYRYACYSSESILGELYKNLTKKGIQVRQGQSVKDIKKKQDGWEVKLKSKKILLKNIVDSRPNKTFDDKYPSLKQVFVGSEIISNQKIFDENVVTLMDFAESKKNVIFTYILPFSKTKALIETTFFSSEIDFKAVEKIHKLTLLKFNVKEITRTEKAVLPMSPYIDRRMKNQYFKIGNFAGASRPASGYAFTRIALWAHQIKTKKEFNYEMIAHKENYLTNWLDKIFLSVLRSNPQIAPEIFRIFFTKVPTSSAIRFLSDQSRIFDYLAIILKLPKLVMLRGLINLYVK, encoded by the coding sequence ATGAAACAAAAATTTGATATTGGAATTATTGGTGCTGGTTTATCTGGATTAACTCTTGGCAACTCTCTTCTTAGTAAAAAAATTAACAATTTCATTTTATTTGAAAAAGATATCAATACAAAAAACGATAAAACATACAGCTTTTGGTCAGGCCCAGGATTGTTTGATATCAAAAAAAGTTTCAGTGTAAAACCTAAAAAAGAATGGTCACAAATAGAAATTAAGGTAAAAAGTAAATCTTATAAGATTGATCTGGGTGAATATAGATATGCTTGTTATAGCTCAGAATCAATTCTTGGTGAACTATACAAAAACCTTACTAAAAAGGGTATTCAAGTAAGGCAGGGGCAATCAGTCAAAGATATTAAAAAAAAACAAGATGGTTGGGAAGTCAAATTAAAGAGTAAAAAAATATTACTCAAAAATATAGTCGATAGCAGACCTAATAAAACATTTGATGATAAATATCCATCATTGAAGCAAGTTTTTGTTGGCTCCGAGATCATATCGAATCAAAAGATATTTGATGAGAATGTCGTGACATTGATGGATTTCGCCGAGTCTAAAAAAAATGTAATTTTTACCTACATTCTTCCATTCTCAAAAACTAAAGCATTAATTGAAACAACTTTTTTTTCTTCTGAGATAGATTTTAAAGCAGTTGAAAAGATTCATAAACTTACTTTATTGAAGTTTAATGTCAAAGAAATAACAAGAACTGAGAAAGCCGTGCTTCCAATGTCACCATACATTGATAGAAGAATGAAAAATCAATATTTTAAAATTGGGAACTTTGCTGGAGCTTCAAGACCTGCTTCTGGATACGCCTTTACTCGAATCGCTCTATGGGCTCACCAAATTAAAACAAAAAAAGAATTTAACTATGAAATGATTGCTCACAAAGAAAATTACCTTACAAATTGGTTAGATAAAATCTTTCTTTCTGTTTTAAGATCTAACCCTCAAATTGCCCCTGAAATATTTAGGATTTTTTTTACAAAAGTCCCAACTTCATCTGCTATAAGATTTTTATCTGACCAATCACGGATATTCGATTATTTAGCAATTATTTTGAAATTACCAAAATTAGTAATGCTTAGGGGTTTGATTAACTTATATGTTAAATAA
- the nhaD gene encoding sodium:proton antiporter NhaD, whose product MLSALIIIFVITYAAITLEHSIKINKSATALLGAGLLWTIYAVSTGDHLLVGHQLSESISSTAEIVFFLIGAMTIVEVIDAHNGFEVITSRIKTKKLSHLLWIVGFLSFFLSAVLDNLTTTIVMISLTRKLLQKQEDRLLFAAIVVISANAGGAWSPIGDVTTTMLWIGGQITSLAIIKGLFLASLANLIAPLLFVSHAMRGKLISSQTKTYNASLMLTSNFERNTMFYLGLGILILVPVFKTLTHLPPFMGILFGLGLLWLVGDLIHYKKEDADKQQFTLAHALHRIDMTSIVFFIGILLAVATLEHSHILHSLSEFLDKTVGRQDYIVTLLGLLSAIVDNVPLVAASMGMYDLAKYPADSFLWEFMAYCAGTGGSILIIGSAAGVAAMGLEKIPFFWYVKKISWLALIGYFAGIAVYITQYNLTH is encoded by the coding sequence ATGCTTAGCGCTCTCATTATTATTTTTGTAATAACATATGCCGCAATTACGCTTGAACATTCTATAAAAATCAATAAGTCAGCTACTGCACTATTGGGCGCAGGATTGCTATGGACCATTTATGCGGTTTCAACAGGCGATCATTTACTTGTGGGTCATCAATTAAGTGAGTCTATTTCTTCTACTGCAGAAATTGTTTTCTTCTTAATTGGGGCGATGACCATTGTCGAGGTCATAGATGCGCATAATGGTTTTGAAGTTATTACATCTCGTATTAAAACTAAAAAGCTTTCACATTTATTATGGATAGTTGGGTTTCTATCCTTTTTCCTAAGTGCAGTTCTAGATAATTTAACTACCACAATCGTGATGATTTCACTCACAAGGAAACTATTACAAAAACAAGAAGATAGGCTTCTATTTGCAGCAATAGTAGTGATTTCTGCTAATGCAGGCGGTGCTTGGTCTCCTATCGGCGATGTTACAACGACAATGTTATGGATAGGCGGGCAGATAACATCACTAGCCATTATTAAAGGGTTGTTCCTAGCTTCATTAGCTAATCTCATTGCACCATTATTGTTTGTCAGTCATGCCATGCGAGGCAAACTTATTTCATCTCAAACTAAAACATATAACGCCTCTTTAATGCTGACTTCTAATTTTGAGCGAAATACGATGTTTTATTTAGGACTCGGTATTTTAATACTAGTGCCTGTGTTTAAAACACTGACTCATTTACCACCTTTTATGGGAATACTTTTTGGTTTAGGCTTGCTTTGGCTGGTTGGAGATTTAATACATTATAAGAAAGAAGATGCTGATAAACAGCAATTCACTTTAGCCCATGCATTGCATCGCATCGATATGACATCGATTGTCTTTTTCATTGGTATTTTATTGGCTGTCGCAACACTCGAGCATAGCCATATACTTCACTCACTCTCTGAGTTTTTAGATAAAACGGTGGGTCGTCAGGATTATATTGTGACGTTATTGGGATTGCTGAGTGCAATTGTAGATAATGTGCCCCTTGTCGCAGCTTCAATGGGGATGTATGACTTAGCAAAATATCCAGCTGATAGTTTCTTATGGGAATTTATGGCGTATTGTGCAGGAACGGGTGGGTCGATACTAATTATTGGTTCAGCTGCAGGTGTTGCAGCAATGGGTTTAGAAAAAATACCATTCTTTTGGTACGTTAAAAAGATTAGTTGGTTAGCTTTAATTGGTTATTTTGCAGGAATAGCTGTTTATATCACTCAATATAATCTAACTCATTAA
- a CDS encoding polyprenyl synthetase family protein, translated as MISNESDSLESVKKHLAKSFEVNEKNLSLWLNWHGESEGKLIRSHLALSTGEALGLSKHTAIIWAVVCELIHSASLLHDDICDSDEVRRGKVSVWKNFGIPAAICTGDYLIAESFKKITEIEQGWHQNILLGLLSGTVKEIVFGQSGDLSTNFLNLGWEDYKNVAKAKTSPLICLPMMGMFKCAELGEPYYINLRKISDEIGLAYQIVNDLENILLNQANEIPTDIKFERMNALVVLIKEKSSEKEINFLKKNKEELKQFLISSNIKDDLIDRIQLILVNIKDSLHLMPIVIRPIISSLCEGIDKKASQFIYAK; from the coding sequence ATGATTTCAAATGAAAGCGATTCACTAGAGAGCGTTAAAAAACATCTAGCCAAGTCTTTTGAGGTGAATGAAAAGAATTTATCTCTATGGCTTAATTGGCACGGGGAATCAGAAGGAAAATTAATCCGCTCGCACTTAGCGCTTTCTACCGGTGAAGCACTAGGACTGTCAAAGCATACAGCAATTATTTGGGCAGTTGTTTGCGAGTTAATTCATAGTGCCTCACTTCTCCATGATGACATTTGTGATAGCGATGAAGTTCGAAGAGGTAAGGTAAGTGTATGGAAAAATTTTGGTATACCCGCTGCTATATGCACTGGGGATTATTTAATAGCAGAGTCCTTTAAAAAAATTACTGAAATTGAACAAGGCTGGCATCAAAACATCTTGTTAGGCTTACTTTCAGGTACTGTGAAGGAAATTGTTTTTGGCCAATCAGGAGATCTCAGCACAAACTTCTTAAACTTAGGTTGGGAAGACTATAAGAATGTTGCTAAGGCAAAAACATCGCCACTTATTTGTTTGCCTATGATGGGAATGTTTAAATGTGCCGAGCTAGGTGAGCCTTACTATATTAATTTAAGAAAAATATCAGACGAAATAGGGCTTGCTTACCAAATTGTGAATGACTTGGAAAATATTTTATTAAATCAAGCCAATGAAATTCCCACAGATATTAAATTTGAAAGAATGAATGCATTGGTAGTTTTAATTAAAGAAAAGTCTTCTGAAAAAGAAATTAATTTTCTTAAAAAAAATAAAGAAGAGCTTAAGCAATTTTTAATTTCTTCAAATATTAAAGATGATTTAATTGATAGGATTCAATTGATATTAGTAAATATAAAAGATTCTTTACACCTTATGCCAATAGTCATAAGACCTATTATTTCTTCTCTTTGTGAAGGAATAGACAAAAAAGCTAGCCAATTTATATATGCAAAATAA
- a CDS encoding helix-turn-helix domain-containing protein, with translation MPTKLIYDGNILRQARIAQNKSIGDIAYTLCSSSHQISDIELNSATSYGFLRQIVIRRYAELLSIDLNTVITQFESDLDIIN, from the coding sequence ATGCCAACAAAGCTTATCTACGATGGGAATATTTTAAGGCAAGCAAGAATCGCGCAAAATAAAAGTATTGGCGATATTGCATATACCCTCTGCTCTTCAAGCCACCAAATAAGTGATATTGAATTAAATAGTGCAACTTCCTATGGGTTCTTAAGACAGATTGTCATAAGACGCTATGCTGAATTATTAAGTATTGATTTAAATACTGTGATTACTCAATTTGAGTCCGATCTTGATATCATTAATTAA
- a CDS encoding Y-family DNA polymerase, with translation MKSIALIDVNNFYVSCERVFNPKLENKPVVVLSNNDGCAISRSNEAKELGIKMGTPWFKFKEFAKQENVTALSSNYTLYLDMSHRVMTLLSKFSPDQEIYSVDESFLDLTSFKSKDLIKYGQQIKTKIKQWTGLPVSIGIGSTKTLSKLANHIAKKNPSFKGVCNLNVMDEDTLETWMSHFPVSDVWGVGRSLAPKLNQLGIISVLDLKHADADYIRQQFSIVLEKTVRELNGVMCIELKDVEEPNKEIIVSRSFGRRVRDKQELIEAVTSYTSRAAERMRKQNSVATSLYIYIRTSPHNDKKQYANGVNIPLFQLSDDTIILTNAALLGLDYIYRDGFDYQKAGITLCNLTSKDKVQGNLFSDTISNSRMRVMDSINQRWKGKLKLGSEGITKEWEMKANFKSRNYTTNWDQLIIAH, from the coding sequence ATGAAATCCATCGCCCTTATTGATGTTAATAACTTCTACGTTAGCTGTGAAAGAGTGTTTAATCCTAAGTTAGAAAATAAACCAGTGGTGGTATTAAGTAACAACGATGGTTGTGCTATCTCTCGCTCTAATGAAGCTAAAGAGCTTGGTATTAAAATGGGAACACCTTGGTTTAAATTTAAAGAGTTTGCCAAACAAGAGAATGTTACAGCTCTCTCATCCAACTACACACTCTATTTAGATATGAGTCATCGCGTAATGACATTGTTATCCAAATTTAGCCCTGACCAAGAAATTTATTCCGTGGATGAATCTTTCCTAGACCTAACCTCATTCAAATCTAAAGATCTTATTAAGTATGGTCAGCAAATTAAAACTAAAATCAAACAATGGACAGGATTACCTGTTTCTATTGGTATTGGCTCTACTAAAACATTATCAAAATTAGCTAATCACATTGCAAAAAAGAATCCATCATTTAAAGGTGTATGTAATTTAAATGTCATGGATGAAGATACGCTTGAAACCTGGATGAGTCATTTTCCTGTTTCTGATGTTTGGGGGGTTGGTAGATCATTAGCGCCTAAACTTAATCAACTTGGCATCATATCTGTCCTAGATTTAAAACATGCAGATGCAGACTATATACGTCAGCAATTTAGTATTGTTCTTGAAAAGACGGTGCGTGAACTCAATGGTGTGATGTGTATAGAATTAAAGGATGTAGAAGAGCCTAATAAAGAGATTATCGTATCCCGTTCTTTTGGTAGACGAGTGAGAGACAAACAAGAACTCATAGAAGCTGTGACTTCATATACCAGCCGTGCTGCTGAAAGAATGAGAAAGCAAAATTCTGTAGCCACCTCTTTATATATCTATATAAGAACAAGCCCCCATAATGATAAAAAACAATATGCTAATGGGGTCAACATTCCATTATTTCAACTGAGTGATGACACCATAATATTAACAAATGCCGCCTTATTGGGATTGGATTATATTTATCGCGATGGTTTTGACTATCAAAAAGCTGGTATTACATTGTGTAATTTAACTTCCAAAGATAAAGTACAAGGCAATTTATTCAGCGACACAATTTCAAATTCTCGCATGAGGGTGATGGATAGCATCAATCAAAGATGGAAAGGTAAATTAAAGTTAGGCAGTGAAGGTATTACAAAAGAATGGGAAATGAAAGCTAACTTTAAATCAAGAAACTACACAACTAACTGGGATCAGTTAATCATCGCGCACTAA
- a CDS encoding bacteriorhodopsin-like: MFQDFFKSVKNKCLLGLSLLGLSTLAFAESHGAQVLQANDFVGISFWLISMALVASTAFFFLERDRVAGKWKTSLTVSGLVTLVAAVHYFYMRDVWVASGSTPTVYRYIDWLITVPLLMIEFYLVLSAITKVSNGVFWRLLIGTLVMLGGGYAGEAGYADVMTSFIVGMLGWAYILYEIFAGEAGKINANKAPATVQKAFNTMRLIVTFGWAIYPLGYYFGYLTGSDPASSMASLNIIYNLADVLNKIAFGIIIWSVAVSESK, encoded by the coding sequence ATGTTTCAAGATTTTTTTAAATCCGTAAAAAATAAATGCTTATTAGGATTATCTTTATTAGGCTTATCAACTTTAGCTTTTGCAGAGAGCCATGGAGCTCAGGTTCTCCAAGCAAATGATTTCGTTGGTATTTCTTTTTGGCTAATTTCAATGGCATTAGTTGCTTCAACTGCTTTTTTCTTCCTTGAAAGAGATCGTGTAGCAGGTAAGTGGAAAACTTCTCTTACTGTATCCGGTTTAGTTACATTAGTAGCAGCTGTTCACTATTTCTATATGCGTGACGTGTGGGTTGCATCAGGATCAACACCAACAGTGTATAGATATATTGATTGGTTAATTACAGTGCCTTTATTAATGATTGAATTTTATTTAGTTCTTTCAGCAATTACTAAGGTTTCTAACGGTGTTTTTTGGAGACTTTTAATTGGTACTTTAGTTATGCTTGGCGGTGGGTATGCCGGTGAAGCTGGTTACGCAGATGTTATGACATCATTCATTGTTGGTATGCTTGGATGGGCTTATATCCTCTACGAAATTTTCGCTGGTGAAGCAGGTAAGATCAATGCAAACAAAGCTCCAGCAACAGTGCAAAAAGCTTTTAATACAATGCGATTAATTGTTACATTTGGCTGGGCAATTTATCCATTAGGTTATTACTTTGGTTATTTAACTGGTTCAGATCCTGCAAGCAGCATGGCATCATTAAACATCATCTATAACTTAGCTGACGTTTTAAACAAAATTGCTTTCGGTATAATTATTTGGTCTGTAGCAGTATCAGAATCAAAATAA
- a CDS encoding helix-turn-helix domain-containing protein, which produces MISLIKLDAAFGKTLRKRRLAKLLTQEVLATEANLSRAYISDLEIGKKDPSLFTVFKLAEALKLKPSTLIDEVENTI; this is translated from the coding sequence TTGATATCATTAATTAAATTAGATGCCGCTTTTGGAAAGACCTTAAGGAAGAGAAGGTTAGCAAAATTATTAACTCAAGAAGTTTTAGCTACAGAAGCTAATTTATCTCGCGCTTATATCAGTGATTTAGAAATAGGTAAAAAAGACCCAAGCTTATTCACTGTATTTAAACTAGCAGAGGCTTTGAAATTAAAACCAAGTACTTTGATAGATGAGGTTGAGAACACAATTTGA
- a CDS encoding bacteriorhodopsin yields the protein MSIDEFNLVYNAISFAIAAFGASTVFFLLQRTQVSPAYKTALTLSGLVCLITTYHYLRIFESFNSAYVLKDGLVIQTGMQFNNAYRYVDWLLTVPLLLLEFVLVLRLPHAETYKKGLVLTLAAAFMVILGYPGETLTTGFAKVIWWVLAMIPFSYILYEMIKGVGASIKTQPLVVQPLFKKTRLLIILSWSFYPLVYILPLFGLSAFVSIQVGFTFVDIVAKSVFGILIYIIAQRKSEIGA from the coding sequence ATGAGCATAGACGAGTTTAATTTAGTTTATAACGCGATCTCTTTTGCAATCGCTGCTTTTGGAGCATCAACCGTATTTTTTCTCCTTCAAAGAACACAAGTTTCCCCCGCATACAAAACTGCATTAACTCTTTCGGGGCTTGTTTGTTTAATTACAACCTACCATTACTTAAGAATCTTTGAGAGCTTCAATAGCGCTTATGTATTAAAAGATGGTTTAGTCATACAAACCGGCATGCAATTTAATAATGCATATCGATATGTTGATTGGCTTTTAACCGTCCCCCTGTTACTTCTAGAATTTGTTTTAGTCTTAAGATTGCCTCATGCAGAAACATACAAAAAAGGGCTGGTGCTAACATTAGCTGCTGCGTTTATGGTGATTCTCGGCTATCCCGGAGAAACCCTTACAACTGGATTTGCTAAGGTTATTTGGTGGGTTTTAGCAATGATTCCATTTTCTTATATACTGTACGAAATGATTAAAGGAGTAGGTGCATCAATCAAGACTCAACCTTTAGTTGTGCAGCCATTATTCAAAAAAACAAGATTACTTATTATCCTGTCTTGGTCGTTTTATCCGCTTGTATATATCCTGCCTTTATTTGGGCTGTCGGCATTTGTAAGCATCCAGGTTGGGTTCACTTTTGTTGATATAGTTGCTAAATCAGTTTTTGGTATTTTGATTTATATTATTGCGCAAAGAAAGTCAGAAATTGGCGCTTAG
- a CDS encoding phytoene/squalene synthase family protein gives MENNLLMRKHGKTFYWASFFLDNVKMQAIYSIYSFCRKIDDMVDEAKNLNIAKKKLLIFIDAWNKGRSHPVINVLNNIPKENWPNQKLVKMFLNGQISDIKFTSFKSEKALIIYCYQVAGTVGLMVCDIFGVKDKKMRYFAIDLGIAMQLVNISRDIYEDSARNRIYLPESLIGKHSPEDIAHPTKKTAAKIDLTRKKMINLANIYFASASQAIDHLPRGAALAVKLASSLYQQIGYQLIQTQYQHKEKRCYVSNIYKLLITLKIIAKFLITFKVKLKPHNKSLHKFITTLPDCHF, from the coding sequence ATGGAGAATAATTTATTGATGCGTAAGCATGGAAAAACCTTTTATTGGGCATCTTTTTTTCTTGATAACGTAAAAATGCAAGCGATTTACTCTATCTATAGCTTCTGTCGAAAAATAGATGACATGGTCGACGAAGCTAAAAACTTAAATATTGCAAAAAAAAAACTTCTCATATTTATTGATGCCTGGAATAAAGGTAGGTCTCATCCGGTCATTAATGTATTAAATAATATCCCAAAGGAAAATTGGCCGAACCAAAAGCTCGTAAAAATGTTTTTGAATGGACAGATATCTGATATTAAATTTACCTCATTCAAATCAGAAAAGGCTTTAATAATTTATTGTTACCAAGTTGCAGGTACCGTTGGATTGATGGTTTGTGACATTTTTGGTGTAAAAGATAAAAAAATGCGATATTTTGCAATCGATTTAGGCATTGCAATGCAATTGGTTAATATTTCTCGAGATATTTATGAAGATAGTGCGCGAAATAGGATTTATCTTCCTGAGAGTCTCATTGGTAAACACTCACCCGAAGACATAGCTCATCCAACAAAAAAAACTGCCGCAAAAATAGATTTAACGCGAAAAAAAATGATTAATTTAGCAAATATTTACTTTGCTAGCGCCAGTCAAGCAATTGATCATCTTCCCCGGGGTGCAGCTCTTGCAGTTAAATTAGCTTCTTCTCTCTACCAACAAATTGGATATCAATTAATTCAGACTCAATATCAGCATAAAGAAAAAAGGTGCTATGTAAGTAATATTTATAAGTTACTGATAACATTGAAGATTATTGCTAAATTCCTTATCACTTTTAAAGTTAAATTAAAACCGCATAATAAGAGTCTGCATAAATTTATAACGACTCTTCCAGACTGCCACTTTTAA